A window of Candidatus Vicinibacter proximus contains these coding sequences:
- a CDS encoding SusF/SusE family outer membrane protein: MSKENFLNFCSKYLLLTMVASLSFWMTGCSDDDDTGGGGTVVEDGLYVKGAGTGFADFSTKALFKVTKNEVLQEDRTNLLELYIPVKAGADGFNIVSVSGTTRKTYGPGADFKIVETAALDVDEPKDGLWKGNLVESTTPFTVPEDGLYHVIVDLGVNKVAIARVKYGLIGGATPGGWSTNTPMNTTFNLTKMEFEATDVLMLKNDWKFRYSNGWKINIDTEFDLGGGKKGIKANSNLGGTVAALTAGGANIANTVYGLYKFTLTYEVGKGFTATQTKTGDGPPLAEYPEKLYMIGDAVGGWDWATIDLPMVPVHSHPELFWKIVRMEGTGGFKFAPGREWKGDFGVKGTATNGVYGKGTDNVSAPTAPGNYLVVVNLKDETIEVIDAAVYLIGDCVGGYDAAKPENKFTSGTDVTITKALSAGDLRIHVASPTLKCDWWQAELMVLNGKIEFRGTGNDQARVNVAAGSHTITLNFKDGTGSVQ; this comes from the coding sequence ATGTCTAAGGAAAATTTTTTAAACTTTTGCTCTAAGTACCTTCTGTTGACGATGGTCGCTTCTTTGAGCTTCTGGATGACCGGATGCTCAGATGACGACGATACCGGCGGTGGTGGAACAGTAGTAGAAGATGGGCTTTATGTAAAAGGTGCAGGTACCGGATTTGCGGATTTCAGTACCAAAGCTTTATTTAAAGTTACTAAAAATGAAGTTCTGCAAGAAGACAGAACCAATTTGTTGGAGTTATATATTCCAGTTAAAGCAGGTGCTGATGGTTTCAACATCGTTAGTGTCTCCGGAACTACACGTAAAACCTATGGACCGGGTGCAGATTTCAAAATTGTAGAAACTGCTGCATTGGATGTGGATGAACCAAAAGATGGACTTTGGAAAGGTAATTTGGTAGAATCTACTACCCCATTTACTGTTCCGGAAGATGGTTTATATCATGTTATTGTGGATTTAGGTGTAAATAAAGTAGCCATCGCCAGAGTAAAATATGGTTTGATAGGCGGCGCAACACCAGGTGGATGGAGTACCAATACACCAATGAATACTACTTTCAATTTGACTAAAATGGAATTTGAGGCAACTGATGTGCTCATGTTAAAAAATGACTGGAAATTCCGTTATTCAAATGGATGGAAAATCAATATCGATACTGAGTTTGATCTTGGTGGCGGTAAGAAAGGGATTAAGGCAAATTCAAATCTGGGTGGAACGGTTGCTGCACTTACCGCAGGTGGTGCAAATATTGCAAATACTGTTTACGGCTTATACAAATTCACTTTAACTTATGAAGTGGGTAAAGGTTTTACAGCAACGCAAACCAAAACCGGTGACGGACCTCCTCTTGCTGAATATCCTGAAAAACTATACATGATCGGTGATGCAGTTGGTGGATGGGATTGGGCAACCATTGACCTTCCTATGGTTCCGGTGCACAGCCATCCAGAATTATTCTGGAAAATTGTAAGAATGGAAGGAACCGGTGGATTCAAGTTTGCACCAGGCAGAGAGTGGAAAGGAGACTTTGGCGTTAAAGGAACCGCAACAAATGGTGTTTACGGTAAAGGAACTGACAACGTTTCTGCTCCAACTGCACCAGGAAATTACCTTGTGGTAGTGAACCTTAAAGATGAAACCATTGAAGTTATCGACGCTGCAGTTTACCTGATTGGTGATTGCGTTGGTGGATACGATGCTGCAAAACCGGAAAATAAATTTACTTCCGGAACAGATGTGACCATTACCAAAGCATTGAGTGCAGGAGATTTACGTATTCATGTTGCTTCGCCTACCTTGAAATGCGATTGGTGGCAAGCAGAGCTGATGGTACTGAACGGAAAGATTGAGTTCCGAGGCACCGGAAATGATCAGGCAAGAGTTAATGTAGCTGCGGGAAGTCATACGATTACACTTAATTTTAAAGACGGAACCGGAAGCGTTCAATAG
- a CDS encoding RagB/SusD family nutrient uptake outer membrane protein, whose amino-acid sequence MKKIYFISALIFSLSCTKLDEKIFDKIPESEFPENEEQAALNIIPTYKELADLIDDAGWWFWAQEVTSDEIVFPVRLTDWEDGGKWRVLHTHEWNNNVDAVNSMWSQMYDGVFEANKAIDELIPFQAAEAAKVNIAKLKTLRAFYLYLLMDNYGDVPLVTSFFTADPQPKKNKRAEIFDFLIKDLKESLPYLQVNTKKFAVSKGLAYAIMAKLYLNAEIYTGTQKWAEAESYCDSIIQLGIYNLEAKPLLPFVKNNENSIENIFTIPFDSKSLKGFRLHMRTLHYLMNQTFDMLVGPWNGCAAVEDHYNTFTNDDLRKQGFIVGPQFTSTGQPLFDETAGKPLVINPKIPALIMDGSYTFEQIRMSGARIGKFEIAAGTDENLDNDFPLFRYADILLMGAEAKIRQGKNGDNLVNQVRQRAGVSAWTGTTLDMILAERGREMFAEGHRRQDLIRFKKFNNAWWAKPASAPERNLFPIPQWAIDANPNLGL is encoded by the coding sequence ATGAAAAAAATATATTTTATTTCTGCTTTAATATTCTCACTTTCCTGTACCAAACTGGATGAAAAGATATTTGACAAAATTCCGGAAAGCGAGTTTCCTGAAAACGAAGAGCAGGCTGCATTAAATATTATTCCAACCTATAAGGAACTTGCGGACCTCATAGATGATGCGGGATGGTGGTTTTGGGCACAAGAGGTGACCAGTGATGAAATTGTATTTCCCGTGAGGCTTACAGATTGGGAAGATGGAGGTAAATGGAGAGTCTTGCATACCCATGAATGGAATAACAATGTGGATGCTGTAAATTCTATGTGGTCACAGATGTATGATGGCGTGTTTGAAGCAAATAAAGCCATTGATGAACTCATCCCGTTTCAGGCTGCTGAAGCAGCGAAAGTAAACATTGCAAAATTGAAAACCCTGAGGGCTTTTTATTTGTATTTGTTGATGGACAATTATGGGGATGTACCTTTGGTTACCTCATTTTTTACGGCCGATCCACAACCAAAGAAAAATAAACGAGCTGAAATTTTTGATTTCCTGATCAAAGATTTAAAGGAAAGCCTTCCTTATCTCCAAGTGAACACTAAAAAATTTGCAGTTTCCAAAGGACTTGCTTATGCCATTATGGCTAAACTTTATTTGAATGCGGAAATTTATACTGGCACTCAAAAATGGGCAGAGGCTGAATCATATTGTGACAGTATCATACAATTAGGAATCTATAATCTGGAAGCTAAACCCTTGCTTCCATTTGTAAAAAATAATGAAAATTCCATTGAAAACATATTCACCATTCCATTCGATTCAAAAAGTTTGAAAGGATTCCGTTTGCATATGAGGACACTTCATTACTTGATGAATCAAACCTTTGACATGTTGGTTGGACCATGGAACGGATGTGCTGCAGTGGAAGATCATTACAATACTTTTACGAATGACGACCTTAGAAAACAAGGATTTATTGTTGGACCACAATTTACTTCTACAGGTCAGCCATTGTTTGATGAAACAGCTGGAAAACCTTTGGTCATCAATCCTAAAATTCCCGCATTGATCATGGATGGTTCTTATACATTCGAACAAATCAGAATGTCCGGTGCCAGAATAGGTAAATTTGAAATTGCAGCAGGTACAGATGAAAATCTGGACAACGACTTTCCGCTTTTTAGATATGCAGACATCCTTTTAATGGGCGCAGAAGCAAAAATCAGACAAGGAAAAAATGGAGACAATCTAGTCAATCAGGTTCGCCAAAGAGCCGGTGTATCTGCATGGACAGGTACTACTTTAGACATGATCCTTGCTGAGAGAGGGAGGGAAATGTTTGCTGAGGGGCACAGAAGACAAGATCTCATTCGTTTTAAGAAATTCAATAATGCCTGGTGGGCAAAACCGGCAAGTGCTCCGGAAAGGAATTTATTTCCAATTCCTCAATGGGCCATTGATGCCAATCCAAATTTAGGTTTGTAA
- a CDS encoding SusC/RagA family TonB-linked outer membrane protein, whose translation MNKRYFKITLLLVFTLIAGVSLFSQRIITGKVQDATTSEPIIGAAVQVQNTTIGTVTDADGNFSISLSDGAQNLVITFTGYTTLIQSIGVENNYLIQLKPGLLLDEVILIGYGTQKKTDKTGAVSMVKADELNVGSLQDPVQALQGKAAGVTISKQGGDPNGGFSVNIRGASGFTSGTGPLFVVDGVPGVDPTTISPNDIESYNVLKDASSTAIYGARGSNGVIIITTKNAGLSKSKDRINQIEYNGQVSVDQTARRLDFLTGDQIRDFAAKTGRTFIDNGANVDWLDEIYRTGLLHDQTLSFSSSDANSNYRASISHLNIDGLLLGSAKQRSIGRLNFTQKGLQDKLTVQARLSGTVENNNYVNYGGGISPTNIIYQAFRRSPTDPVYNTDGSYFETDRSFQYFNPVAIIKETQNEREAKRIFGNFRADLEIFRGLSAAVNLAYIRDDDESFYYEPSYAASNFTKGFGKRSYNNYQSKIIETTLNYSTNISQKHQLQLLGGHSYQKDGYDGFTAQGKEALSDYLKSYNLGALLNLEPGSISSYKNEFLLASFFGRAVYDFDKKYFITATIRRDGSSKFGKNNEWGWFPSASVGWNLVRESFLSDVGFLEELKLRVGYGIAGNQNIPTNVDQIFFIPAGTAINPENGNKVISFQNLGGVNPNPDLKWEENVELNIGLDFGILKNRISGSIEVYQKTTRDLIYNYELPVPPNKNRYIFANAGKIKNNGIEASIQTFVVDMKNFDWRSNLVFSANEQKTTELANDKYDLNEIKTLYVSGRGLVGGENYTQIIKPGLELGTFYLPEYAGLTEDGKFLFYTAAGGVTRDPARAERRVVGNAQPDFTIGWSNYFKLGRSFDASFSVRAVVGFDVLNVTRMVFSNPADLPTLNVLEEALTEYDKGLTSSPIVSDYYLEDGTFLKLDNVNIGYNFKTGNSKYLKNLRVYVAGTNLLTITGYSGLDPELSYGGIEFGRDQYDVYPKARSIAFGINASF comes from the coding sequence ATGAATAAGCGATACTTTAAGATTACTTTGTTACTGGTTTTTACCCTGATAGCAGGGGTAAGTCTATTTTCACAAAGGATCATCACCGGAAAGGTCCAGGATGCCACTACCTCAGAACCAATTATTGGGGCGGCAGTTCAAGTGCAAAATACGACCATTGGTACCGTAACAGATGCAGATGGCAATTTCAGCATTAGTCTTTCGGATGGTGCGCAAAACCTTGTCATCACTTTTACAGGATATACCACTTTGATTCAAAGCATTGGGGTAGAAAACAACTATCTCATTCAGTTAAAACCAGGATTATTATTGGATGAGGTAATTCTTATCGGTTATGGTACTCAGAAGAAAACGGACAAGACTGGGGCGGTTTCTATGGTTAAGGCGGATGAGCTCAATGTTGGTAGTCTTCAGGATCCTGTGCAAGCTTTACAGGGAAAGGCAGCAGGTGTTACCATTTCGAAACAAGGCGGAGATCCTAATGGTGGTTTTTCTGTAAACATCAGGGGCGCCTCCGGTTTTACCAGTGGAACAGGCCCGTTGTTTGTAGTGGACGGAGTGCCGGGTGTTGACCCTACGACCATCTCCCCAAATGACATTGAATCCTATAACGTCTTAAAGGATGCCTCTTCCACAGCCATATATGGGGCAAGAGGTTCCAATGGTGTCATCATCATCACCACCAAAAATGCAGGACTTTCCAAATCAAAAGATCGCATCAACCAAATAGAATATAATGGCCAGGTATCCGTGGACCAGACAGCAAGAAGACTGGATTTTCTTACTGGGGATCAAATCAGAGATTTTGCAGCAAAGACCGGCAGAACATTCATTGATAATGGTGCAAACGTGGATTGGTTGGACGAAATATACCGCACAGGTTTGCTGCATGACCAGACGCTGTCCTTCTCCAGCTCAGATGCTAATTCAAATTATAGAGCATCCATTTCGCATTTAAATATTGATGGATTGCTTCTTGGATCTGCCAAGCAAAGAAGTATAGGCCGATTGAATTTTACCCAAAAAGGTCTTCAGGACAAACTTACTGTTCAGGCAAGACTTTCCGGAACGGTAGAGAACAATAATTATGTTAATTACGGAGGAGGAATTTCACCTACCAATATAATTTATCAGGCTTTTAGAAGAAGCCCAACAGATCCGGTGTACAATACGGATGGTAGTTATTTTGAGACAGACAGATCCTTCCAGTATTTTAATCCAGTGGCCATCATCAAGGAAACTCAAAATGAACGTGAAGCGAAAAGGATTTTTGGAAATTTCAGAGCTGATTTAGAGATATTCAGGGGACTTTCTGCTGCAGTTAACCTTGCCTACATTCGTGATGACGATGAAAGTTTTTATTACGAACCAAGTTATGCTGCATCCAATTTCACCAAAGGATTTGGCAAGAGATCTTACAATAATTATCAGTCAAAAATTATTGAAACCACATTAAATTATTCCACCAATATTTCACAAAAACACCAACTTCAATTGTTGGGTGGACATTCTTACCAAAAAGATGGTTACGATGGATTTACTGCCCAGGGAAAAGAAGCACTTTCAGATTATTTAAAATCCTATAATCTTGGAGCGTTGTTGAATTTGGAACCGGGAAGTATTTCTTCCTACAAGAACGAATTTTTGCTCGCATCTTTTTTTGGTCGTGCAGTTTATGATTTTGACAAAAAATATTTTATTACTGCGACGATTAGAAGAGATGGTTCGTCTAAGTTTGGCAAAAACAATGAATGGGGCTGGTTTCCTTCGGCCTCTGTGGGTTGGAATCTGGTCCGTGAATCATTCCTCAGTGATGTAGGTTTTTTGGAAGAACTTAAATTGCGGGTAGGATATGGAATTGCAGGAAATCAAAATATTCCTACGAATGTGGATCAGATATTTTTTATTCCTGCCGGGACAGCCATCAATCCGGAAAATGGAAATAAAGTAATTTCATTTCAAAATCTTGGCGGTGTAAATCCAAATCCAGATTTAAAATGGGAAGAGAATGTAGAATTAAACATCGGTTTGGATTTTGGCATCTTGAAAAACCGAATCAGCGGATCCATTGAAGTGTATCAAAAGACCACACGCGATTTGATCTATAACTATGAGCTGCCAGTTCCACCAAATAAAAACAGATACATATTTGCAAATGCAGGAAAAATAAAAAACAATGGTATTGAAGCAAGCATTCAAACCTTTGTGGTGGATATGAAAAATTTTGATTGGCGATCCAATCTGGTGTTCAGTGCCAACGAACAAAAAACCACAGAGCTTGCAAATGATAAATATGATCTGAACGAAATTAAAACTCTGTATGTTTCCGGACGCGGACTGGTAGGTGGTGAGAACTATACACAAATCATTAAACCAGGTTTAGAATTGGGCACCTTTTATCTCCCTGAATATGCAGGCCTAACCGAAGATGGAAAATTTCTTTTTTACACTGCCGCAGGTGGAGTGACCAGAGATCCGGCAAGAGCGGAGAGAAGAGTAGTCGGAAATGCACAACCTGATTTTACCATTGGCTGGTCCAATTATTTTAAATTAGGTAGATCTTTTGATGCTAGTTTTTCAGTCCGGGCTGTTGTGGGATTTGATGTACTTAATGTCACCAGAATGGTATTCAGTAATCCTGCAGATCTTCCTACATTGAATGTATTGGAGGAAGCATTAACAGAGTATGACAAGGGTCTTACCAGTTCGCCGATTGTAAGCGATTATTATCTGGAAGATGGCACTTTCCTAAAACTTGACAATGTCAATATTGGCTACAATTTCAAAACTGGAAATTCCAAGTATCTGAAAAATTTAAGAGTCTATGTGGCAGGGACAAACCTTCTGACCATTACCGGATACAGTGGACTGGATCCTGAATTAAGTTATGGTGGTATTGAATTCGGAAGGGACCAATACGATGTTTATCCTAAAGCCAGAAGTATTGCATTTGGAATTAACGCAAGTTTTTAA